Genomic DNA from Candidatus Sulfurimonas marisnigri:
AGATGGGCGTAGAAAAAGAGTTACAAAGTAGAAGTGGTGGCATATGTGAGCTGTGCGGAAGCAGCGAAGGGCTTGTCGCTTTAGAAGTCGCACCGTCTGATGGAAGCAGTGAAACATCTGTTTATATATGTTCTACATGTAACACTCAAATAGAGAACCCAGATAGTATGGATGAGAACCATTTTAACTGCTTAAATGATAGTATGTGGAGTGAAGTACCAGCGGTAAAAGTTTTAACTTTTAGACTTTTAAGCAAACTTACTCGTCAAGATTTAGTAGATATGATGTACCTTGAAGATAGTGAAAGAGCTTGGGCTGAATCAGGTATTAGCAGTTCGCCAGCAGTTGTTCACAAAGACTCTAATGGTGTTATTCTTCAAGCTGGAGACACAGTCGTAATTATAAAAGACTTAGAGGTTAAAGGTGCCGGTTTTACTGCAAAACGTGGTACTGCAGTTAGAAATATTTCATTGGTACATGATGACGCAGAACATATTGAAGGTCGTGTAAATGGTACAAAGATTTTTATTCTCACAAAGTTTCTTAAAAAATCATAATCTGATTTATTGACATTCACCAAGGTATAAATGAACCCTCTAAAATCTATAGCACTAAACATTTCAATTCCAATACTTATATCTTTGGTCTTTGCGTTGATTGTTTTTAATGAAACCAAAATACCAAATGCAATATTTAATCTAGTTCCATATTTATTTTACGCGATGAGCGCACTTATAATATGGGTCTCATGGCATTTTAACCGTAACAGATTTATATTTGTAATCGCACCTCTTATTTTTATACATGTTGGATTTGAGTATTTTAGTGCTGCAAAAGCAACAGATTTGTTTTTGTATGCTTCGCTTCTTTATCCTTTGCATATTCTTGTATTT
This window encodes:
- a CDS encoding PhnA domain-containing protein, whose translation is MGVEKELQSRSGGICELCGSSEGLVALEVAPSDGSSETSVYICSTCNTQIENPDSMDENHFNCLNDSMWSEVPAVKVLTFRLLSKLTRQDLVDMMYLEDSERAWAESGISSSPAVVHKDSNGVILQAGDTVVIIKDLEVKGAGFTAKRGTAVRNISLVHDDAEHIEGRVNGTKIFILTKFLKKS